Proteins encoded together in one Micromonospora kangleipakensis window:
- a CDS encoding ThuA domain-containing protein — protein MAQGRHFRFSRWVGRLRSDSTGSTTPTPVAGTVPRRAKAPRRAGALASSAALALGMLALPAQAVNPTPASAAAAAAVKVLVFHGPVDKQDDPVARATTTIRELGAEHGFTVDDSADPAVFTFGNLARYRAVVFLSANGVTLNDAQEAAFQAYVKGGGGFVGVHDAARAQPESAWFTGLIGSRPAAGLPNAEKPVSATASAENPPNETAAKAIDGSTGTKWLTFSPTGWLAAKLAKPVVVSRYALTSANDFPGRDPKNWTLQGSQDGTTWTDLDTRTGETFPQRFQTKQYSFDNSTAYQHYRLNITANSGEPLIQLAELWLIGPDSGPAPDSTVQRAVVDVTDRQHPANKGLPLTWTRSDQWINWDPSPIGKVHTIAQVEEGTYNAGLSGNGAFHPISWCQDYDGGRSFYTGMGRTEESWSGDKQFQGHLAGAIKWTTGMVRGDCQATIASNYRIERLTAANQPGQLDQIGEPHGLTIAPDGAVYYIGKAACPTGPIASWDDPKVGLGCGTIHRWDPKTKQAKLLTTLPVMGNRGSGSELVKNEEGLVGITLDPKFAQNGWVYAYWMPHESIDRDRRIGQRTVSRFTYDAAKQTIDQATRKDLLHWDTQIHSCCHAGGGMTFDESGNLYIGSGDSNSSGGSSGYSGNNWTQEYQGTSFQDARRTSGNTNDLNGKILRIHPEADGSYTIPSGNLFNGKEEGGGKTRPEIYVMGVRNIARIAWDPVNHWLTAAWVGPDAGGPSPDLGPAKYETATIITSAGNQGWPYCMGNRQPYRDRSNTDANVLTGWYDCDNLKNESPRNTGLVNIPPARDNMIWYSPQGGGPVYPKRADGSGLPTYVAGEEKFTQPYLKGGGQAIMNGPTYQREKVDTDSGVAWPAYWDNKWFIGDESNANNRVAVTVDPAKVEDHAPPAFAEDLRQIIRSGNGGTQLQSWMDAKFGPDGALYMLDYAGGFFSLHSNQKLIRVAYQGGPATPRPSDATASAVAQSNPRTIAFSGARVGGVAWEWNFGDGSAPSHEANPTHTYADYGTYQATLKVTYADGEVATAKLQAFAGCTAPDARKTVRMLDTDTGVTNHEVGGDCTINDLIDDERGWPNHGQFVSHVADVVNQLRADGVVDNREATKLNTAAAQSEIGKIPGYRSLFDGTAESLADWRQAPGGSFALRPDGSIRSSGGLGMLWYAKDDFADFSLRMQFRDVSADGVYANSGVFTRFPDPRTLLDQRPAGSCGTVGSARTSQAWVAIYCGHEIQIYDGPTGEPQKTGSIYNFDPSGLDEAGVTPKGQWNDYEVRVVGQHYTIIRNGVVINEFDNTPGKASSRQGDPPTDLRQFLSGFVGLQNHGTNDLIEFRDVRVREL, from the coding sequence ATGGCTCAAGGACGCCATTTCCGGTTCTCCCGATGGGTCGGACGCCTTCGTTCCGACTCGACGGGATCCACCACACCGACACCGGTCGCCGGGACCGTTCCGCGGCGCGCGAAGGCGCCCCGCCGCGCCGGCGCCCTGGCCTCGAGCGCCGCGCTGGCGCTCGGCATGCTGGCCCTGCCCGCCCAGGCCGTGAATCCGACGCCCGCCTCGGCCGCGGCCGCCGCGGCCGTGAAGGTGCTGGTCTTCCACGGCCCGGTGGACAAGCAGGACGACCCGGTCGCCCGGGCGACCACGACGATCAGGGAGCTCGGCGCCGAGCACGGCTTCACCGTCGACGACTCCGCCGACCCGGCGGTGTTCACCTTCGGCAACCTGGCCCGGTACCGCGCGGTGGTGTTCCTCTCCGCCAACGGGGTGACGCTCAACGACGCCCAGGAGGCGGCCTTCCAGGCGTACGTCAAGGGCGGCGGCGGCTTCGTCGGCGTCCACGACGCCGCGCGCGCCCAGCCGGAGTCCGCCTGGTTCACCGGGCTGATCGGCAGTCGTCCGGCCGCCGGCCTGCCCAACGCCGAGAAGCCGGTCTCGGCCACGGCGAGCGCCGAGAACCCGCCGAACGAGACCGCCGCGAAGGCGATCGACGGGTCGACGGGCACCAAGTGGCTGACCTTCTCCCCGACCGGGTGGCTCGCGGCCAAGCTGGCCAAGCCGGTCGTGGTGTCCCGCTACGCGCTGACCTCGGCCAACGACTTCCCCGGCCGGGACCCGAAGAACTGGACCCTGCAGGGCTCCCAGGACGGCACCACCTGGACCGACCTGGACACCCGGACCGGGGAGACCTTCCCGCAGCGGTTCCAGACCAAGCAGTACAGCTTCGACAACAGCACGGCGTACCAGCACTACCGGCTGAACATCACCGCGAACAGCGGCGAGCCGCTGATCCAGCTGGCCGAGCTGTGGCTGATCGGCCCCGACTCCGGACCCGCCCCGGACAGCACGGTGCAGCGGGCCGTCGTCGACGTCACCGACCGGCAGCACCCCGCCAACAAGGGGTTGCCGCTGACCTGGACCCGCTCCGACCAGTGGATCAACTGGGATCCGAGCCCGATCGGCAAGGTCCACACCATCGCCCAGGTCGAGGAGGGCACCTACAACGCGGGGCTGAGCGGCAACGGGGCGTTCCACCCGATCTCCTGGTGCCAGGACTACGACGGCGGCCGGTCGTTCTACACCGGCATGGGGCGCACGGAGGAGAGCTGGAGCGGCGACAAGCAGTTCCAGGGCCACCTGGCCGGCGCGATCAAGTGGACGACCGGCATGGTCCGCGGCGACTGCCAGGCGACCATCGCCTCGAACTACCGGATCGAGCGGCTCACCGCCGCCAACCAGCCGGGGCAGCTCGACCAGATCGGTGAGCCGCACGGTCTGACCATTGCGCCCGACGGCGCGGTGTACTACATCGGCAAGGCGGCCTGCCCGACCGGGCCGATCGCCAGCTGGGACGACCCGAAGGTCGGCCTCGGCTGCGGCACGATCCACCGGTGGGACCCGAAGACCAAGCAGGCCAAGCTGCTGACCACCCTCCCCGTGATGGGCAACCGGGGCAGCGGCAGCGAGCTGGTGAAGAACGAGGAGGGCCTGGTCGGCATCACCCTCGACCCGAAGTTCGCCCAGAACGGCTGGGTCTACGCCTACTGGATGCCCCACGAGTCCATCGACCGGGACCGGCGGATCGGCCAGCGGACCGTCTCCCGGTTCACCTACGACGCCGCGAAGCAGACGATTGACCAGGCCACCCGCAAGGACCTGCTGCACTGGGACACCCAGATCCACAGCTGCTGCCATGCCGGTGGCGGGATGACCTTCGACGAGAGCGGCAACCTCTACATCGGTAGCGGCGACAGCAACTCCTCCGGCGGGTCCAGCGGCTACTCCGGCAACAACTGGACCCAGGAGTACCAGGGCACCTCGTTCCAGGACGCCCGGCGTACCTCCGGCAACACCAACGACCTCAACGGCAAGATCCTCCGCATCCACCCGGAGGCGGACGGCAGCTACACGATCCCGTCGGGCAACCTGTTCAACGGCAAGGAGGAGGGCGGCGGCAAGACGCGTCCGGAGATCTACGTGATGGGCGTGCGCAACATCGCCCGGATCGCCTGGGACCCGGTCAACCACTGGCTGACCGCCGCCTGGGTCGGCCCGGACGCCGGCGGCCCCAGCCCGGACCTCGGCCCGGCGAAGTACGAGACCGCCACGATCATCACCTCGGCGGGCAACCAGGGCTGGCCGTACTGCATGGGCAACCGGCAGCCCTACCGGGACCGGAGCAACACCGACGCGAACGTGCTGACCGGCTGGTACGACTGCGACAACCTGAAGAACGAGTCGCCGCGCAACACCGGTCTGGTCAACATCCCGCCGGCCCGGGACAACATGATCTGGTACTCGCCGCAGGGCGGTGGCCCGGTCTACCCGAAGCGTGCCGACGGCAGCGGGCTGCCCACGTACGTGGCGGGCGAGGAGAAGTTCACCCAGCCGTACCTCAAGGGCGGCGGCCAGGCCATCATGAACGGCCCGACCTACCAGCGCGAGAAGGTGGACACCGACAGCGGTGTCGCCTGGCCGGCGTACTGGGACAACAAGTGGTTCATCGGTGACGAGTCCAACGCCAACAACCGGGTCGCCGTCACCGTCGACCCGGCCAAGGTCGAGGACCACGCCCCGCCGGCCTTCGCCGAGGACCTGCGCCAGATCATCCGCTCCGGCAACGGCGGCACCCAGCTCCAGTCCTGGATGGACGCCAAGTTCGGCCCGGACGGCGCGCTCTACATGCTGGACTACGCCGGTGGCTTCTTCAGCCTGCACTCGAACCAGAAGCTGATCCGCGTCGCCTACCAGGGTGGTCCGGCGACGCCGCGGCCGAGCGACGCCACCGCCTCGGCCGTGGCGCAGAGCAACCCGAGGACGATCGCGTTCTCCGGCGCCCGCGTCGGCGGGGTGGCCTGGGAGTGGAACTTCGGTGACGGCAGCGCGCCGTCGCACGAGGCGAACCCGACGCACACCTACGCGGACTACGGCACCTACCAGGCCACGCTCAAGGTGACCTACGCCGACGGCGAGGTGGCCACCGCGAAGCTCCAGGCGTTCGCCGGCTGCACCGCACCGGACGCCCGCAAGACGGTCCGGATGCTCGACACCGACACCGGGGTGACCAACCACGAGGTCGGCGGCGACTGCACCATCAACGACCTGATCGACGACGAGCGCGGCTGGCCGAACCACGGCCAGTTCGTCAGCCACGTCGCCGACGTGGTCAACCAGCTCCGCGCCGACGGCGTCGTGGACAACCGGGAGGCCACCAAGCTGAACACCGCGGCCGCCCAGTCGGAGATCGGCAAGATCCCCGGCTACCGGTCACTCTTCGACGGCACGGCGGAGTCGCTCGCCGACTGGCGGCAGGCGCCCGGCGGGTCGTTCGCGCTGCGACCCGACGGGTCGATCCGCAGCTCCGGCGGGCTCGGCATGCTCTGGTACGCCAAGGACGACTTCGCCGACTTCTCGCTGCGGATGCAGTTCCGGGACGTCTCCGCCGACGGCGTGTACGCCAACAGCGGCGTCTTCACCCGGTTCCCGGATCCGCGGACCCTGCTGGACCAGCGGCCGGCCGGCAGCTGCGGCACGGTCGGGTCGGCCCGGACGTCGCAGGCCTGGGTGGCGATCTACTGCGGCCACGAGATCCAGATCTACGACGGGCCCACCGGTGAGCCGCAGAAGACCGGGTCGATCTACAACTTCGACCCGAGCGGGCTGGACGAGGCCGGGGTGACCCCGAAGGGCCAGTGGAACGACTACGAGGTCCGGGTGGTCGGGCAGCACTACACGATCATCCGCAACGGCGTGGTGATCAACGAGTTCGACAACACGCCCGGCAAGGCGTCGTCCCGCCAGGGCGACCCGCCCACCGACCTGCGCCAGTTCCTCAGCGGGTTCGTCGGGTTGCAGAACCACGGCACGAACGACCTGATCGAATTCCGCGACGTGCGGGTGCGGGAGTTGTGA
- a CDS encoding sugar phosphate isomerase/epimerase family protein — MAKNRIDRRALLRGLAGSTVAVTAASLTGALPATAAGDDSNGHLIPRGHMGIQLYSVRDKIAQVGFAAVFEELSRIGYREVEFAGYTQGAVGAITPAQIRQLLDDNGLKAAGSHRGLNDFRTNLEWELEVAETLGMPAIGTAQAPTGDRTIAGYQAAAAEFNAWGAAAAARGIKLYQHNHTIEFSFAVDRPDVRLYDLFLELTDPRYVYLEMDILWAYGGARKYPGFRPVDYVNAQPHRYPLFHVKDGVPLPDPQQGNSYLDVEFGAGVIPFADFFGELKGGGCFEYLWEQDSGPNAQPNPPGSLGAAERSYQRMVELRGAR, encoded by the coding sequence ATGGCAAAGAACAGGATCGACCGCCGGGCGCTGCTGCGCGGGCTCGCCGGCTCCACCGTGGCGGTCACCGCGGCCAGCCTCACCGGAGCCCTACCCGCCACCGCAGCGGGCGACGACTCGAACGGTCACCTGATCCCGCGCGGCCACATGGGCATCCAGCTCTACAGCGTCCGGGACAAGATCGCGCAGGTCGGGTTCGCGGCGGTCTTCGAGGAGCTCTCCCGGATCGGCTACCGGGAGGTGGAGTTCGCCGGCTACACCCAGGGCGCCGTCGGCGCGATCACCCCGGCCCAGATCCGGCAGCTGCTGGACGACAACGGGCTGAAGGCGGCGGGCAGCCACCGCGGGCTGAACGACTTCCGAACCAACCTGGAGTGGGAGCTCGAAGTCGCGGAGACCCTGGGCATGCCGGCCATCGGCACCGCCCAGGCGCCCACCGGCGACCGCACGATCGCCGGGTACCAGGCGGCCGCCGCGGAGTTCAACGCGTGGGGCGCCGCCGCCGCGGCCCGGGGCATCAAGCTCTACCAGCACAACCACACGATCGAGTTCAGCTTCGCGGTCGACCGCCCCGACGTGCGGCTGTACGACCTGTTCCTGGAACTCACCGACCCGCGGTACGTGTACCTGGAGATGGACATCCTCTGGGCGTACGGCGGGGCGCGGAAGTACCCCGGCTTCCGCCCGGTCGACTACGTCAACGCCCAGCCGCACCGGTACCCGCTGTTCCACGTCAAGGACGGCGTCCCGCTGCCCGACCCCCAGCAGGGCAACTCCTACCTGGACGTCGAGTTCGGCGCCGGGGTCATCCCGTTCGCCGACTTCTTCGGCGAGCTGAAGGGCGGGGGCTGCTTCGAGTACCTGTGGGAGCAGGACTCCGGGCCGAACGCCCAGCCCAACCCGCCCGGGTCGCTGGGCGCCGCCGAGCGGAGCTACCAGCGCATGGTGGAGCTGCGGGGTGCCCGGTGA
- a CDS encoding OmpL47-type beta-barrel domain-containing protein: MNPHPPRGRLTLSRLRRPMATIATMVLLLTAAVAASPANARPTDPERPATAGATTPSQQLQAQALTWTAGDNFLSYRSAPTTATAGPATLVFENSAATGNTTGMQHTLTFETGNPAYNSDVDVNILADPSDSNGGRWTVDVVLTAGTYRYFCSIPGHGGMTGLLVVTDGGSDTTPPTVTAAVSGEKDATGAYVGSATVTLSATDTGSGVSRVEYALDGGAYGTYSAPVTVNQPGQHTVNYRATDKAGNTSSVQSVSFTVVQTPPADTTPPTVTAAVTGQKDANGAYVGSATVTLSATDTGSGVDRIEYSLDGAAYAAYSAPVTVNQPGQHTVNYRATDKAGNTSSAQAVSFTVVQTPPADTTPPTVTAAVSGDRDATGAYVGSATVTLSATDSGSGVDRIEYSLDGQPYAGYSAPVAVNQPGQHTVSYRATDKAGNTSSAQSVSFTVVQTPPADTTPPTVTAAVTGQKDADGAYVGSATVTLSATDTGSGVDRIEYSLDGGAYAAYSAPVTVNQPGQHTVSYRANDKAGNTSSAQSVSFTVVQTPPADTTPPTATATVTGQRDADGAYVGSATVTLSAADAGSGVDRIEYSLDGQPYAGYSAPVTVNQPGQHTASYRATDKAGNTSSAQTVSFTVVQTPPADTTPPTATAAVSGQLDDDGAYLGSATVTLSAADAGSGVDRIEYSLDGQPYSRYSAPVTVNQPGQHTLSYRATDKAGNTSGTASVTFTVVASGPGPDCPVKDTRPTVWLGTVDSGVPNRVVEDDCTINNVIEDERSWPNHGEFVSYLTVVAEHLHHLGVITHLEHGRLISAAARSGVGKPDEKNGYQPLLDNTAASFGRWQHVGAGGFTRNADGSISSRPEPGLGMLWFPVSAYGDFSLKLRWRDDAPADGRANSGVFVRFPDVRAHPDEPRPEWVAIKYGHELQILDRPDGDQYKSGSVYGFDRVDLAGAHVTPKGTWNDYEIRVVGQHYSVFRNGELINDYVNTPDTVFSPPRADDPGGAGRQSARGYIGLQNHGTADVISFRDVRIAPLTPCCPNGSASAANSTTCC, from the coding sequence ATGAATCCACATCCACCGCGCGGCCGACTCACCCTGAGCCGGCTCAGGAGGCCGATGGCGACCATTGCCACGATGGTCCTCCTGCTGACCGCCGCCGTGGCTGCGTCCCCGGCGAACGCGCGTCCGACCGATCCGGAACGGCCGGCGACGGCCGGGGCGACCACGCCGTCGCAGCAACTGCAGGCCCAGGCCCTCACCTGGACCGCCGGCGACAACTTCCTGTCGTACCGGTCCGCGCCGACGACCGCCACGGCTGGACCGGCCACCCTCGTCTTCGAGAACAGCGCGGCCACCGGCAACACCACCGGCATGCAGCACACCCTCACCTTCGAGACCGGGAACCCCGCGTACAACAGCGATGTCGACGTGAACATCCTGGCCGATCCGTCGGACAGCAACGGGGGCCGGTGGACGGTCGACGTGGTCCTCACGGCCGGCACCTACCGGTACTTCTGCTCGATCCCCGGCCACGGCGGCATGACCGGGCTCCTGGTCGTCACCGACGGAGGATCGGACACCACACCCCCGACGGTGACGGCCGCGGTCTCCGGGGAGAAGGACGCGACCGGCGCGTACGTGGGCAGCGCCACCGTGACCCTGTCGGCGACCGACACCGGTTCCGGGGTGTCCCGCGTCGAGTACGCCCTGGACGGCGGCGCGTACGGCACCTACTCGGCGCCGGTGACGGTGAACCAGCCGGGTCAGCACACGGTCAACTACCGGGCGACGGACAAGGCGGGTAACACCTCGTCGGTGCAGTCGGTGTCGTTCACGGTGGTGCAGACGCCGCCGGCGGACACCACGCCGCCGACGGTGACCGCGGCGGTGACCGGGCAGAAGGACGCCAACGGCGCCTATGTCGGCAGCGCGACGGTGACCCTGTCGGCGACGGACACCGGCTCGGGCGTGGACCGGATCGAGTACTCCCTCGACGGGGCCGCCTACGCGGCCTACTCGGCGCCGGTGACGGTCAACCAGCCGGGCCAGCACACGGTCAACTACCGGGCGACCGACAAGGCGGGCAACACCTCGTCGGCCCAGGCGGTCTCCTTCACGGTGGTACAGACGCCGCCCGCCGACACCACGCCCCCGACCGTGACGGCCGCGGTCTCCGGGGACAGGGATGCGACCGGCGCGTACGTGGGCAGCGCGACGGTGACCCTGTCGGCGACGGACAGCGGCTCGGGTGTGGACCGGATCGAGTACTCCCTCGACGGGCAGCCCTACGCCGGCTACTCCGCGCCCGTGGCGGTGAACCAGCCGGGTCAGCACACGGTCAGCTACCGGGCGACGGACAAGGCGGGCAACACCTCGTCGGCGCAGTCTGTCTCCTTCACGGTGGTGCAGACGCCGCCTGCCGACACCACCCCGCCGACGGTGACGGCCGCGGTGACCGGGCAGAAGGACGCCGACGGCGCGTACGTCGGCAGCGCCACGGTGACCCTGTCCGCGACCGACACCGGCTCCGGCGTGGACCGGATCGAGTACTCCCTGGACGGGGGTGCCTACGCCGCCTACTCGGCGCCGGTGACGGTGAATCAGCCGGGCCAGCACACGGTGTCGTACCGGGCGAACGACAAGGCGGGTAACACCTCGTCGGCCCAGTCCGTGTCGTTCACCGTGGTGCAGACGCCGCCCGCCGACACGACGCCGCCCACCGCGACCGCGACGGTGACCGGGCAGAGGGACGCCGACGGCGCGTACGTCGGCAGCGCCACGGTGACGCTGTCGGCCGCCGACGCGGGCTCGGGCGTCGACCGGATCGAGTACTCCCTCGACGGGCAGCCCTACGCCGGCTACTCCGCGCCGGTGACGGTGAACCAGCCGGGTCAGCACACGGCCAGCTACCGGGCGACGGACAAGGCCGGTAACACCTCGTCGGCGCAGACGGTGTCGTTCACGGTGGTGCAGACGCCGCCCGCCGACACCACCCCGCCGACCGCGACCGCCGCCGTCTCCGGCCAGCTCGACGACGACGGCGCCTACCTCGGCAGCGCCACGGTGACGCTGTCGGCCGCCGACGCGGGCTCGGGCGTCGACCGGATCGAGTACTCCCTCGACGGGCAGCCCTACAGCCGGTATTCGGCGCCGGTCACGGTGAACCAACCCGGACAGCACACGCTCAGCTACCGGGCCACCGACAAGGCCGGCAACACCTCGGGCACCGCGTCGGTCACGTTCACCGTGGTGGCGAGCGGCCCCGGGCCCGACTGCCCGGTCAAGGACACCCGCCCGACCGTGTGGCTCGGCACCGTGGACAGCGGCGTGCCCAACCGGGTCGTCGAGGACGACTGCACGATCAACAACGTCATCGAGGACGAGCGGAGCTGGCCGAACCACGGCGAGTTCGTCTCCTACCTGACGGTGGTCGCCGAGCACCTGCACCACCTGGGTGTCATCACCCACCTGGAGCACGGGCGACTGATCAGCGCGGCGGCCCGCTCAGGCGTCGGCAAGCCGGACGAAAAGAACGGCTACCAGCCGCTGCTGGACAACACGGCCGCGTCCTTCGGCCGCTGGCAGCACGTCGGCGCGGGCGGCTTCACCCGCAACGCCGACGGGTCGATCAGCAGCCGGCCCGAGCCGGGGCTCGGCATGCTGTGGTTCCCGGTCAGCGCGTACGGCGATTTCTCGCTGAAGCTGCGGTGGCGCGACGACGCCCCCGCCGACGGCCGGGCCAACAGCGGGGTCTTCGTCCGGTTCCCGGACGTCCGCGCGCACCCCGACGAGCCGCGCCCGGAGTGGGTGGCCATCAAGTACGGCCACGAACTCCAGATCCTCGACCGGCCCGACGGCGACCAGTACAAGAGCGGATCGGTGTACGGCTTCGACCGGGTCGACCTGGCCGGCGCCCACGTCACCCCGAAGGGCACCTGGAACGACTACGAGATCCGGGTGGTCGGCCAGCACTACTCCGTCTTCCGCAACGGAGAGCTGATCAACGACTACGTGAACACCCCGGACACGGTCTTCAGCCCGCCCCGGGCCGACGACCCCGGCGGGGCCGGACGGCAGAGCGCGCGCGGATACATCGGCCTGCAGAACCACGGCACCGCCGACGTCATCAGCTTCCGCGACGTGCGGATCGCGCCGCTCACCCCGTGCTGCCCGAACGGGTCGGCCTCCGCCGCCAACTCGACCACCTGCTGCTGA
- a CDS encoding ATP-grasp domain-containing protein yields MLLFPADPLRPRRPDDHFAAEAEAARAAGILVALVDHDLLASGHDPARAVAAVRASGVAVYRGWMLRADRYADLADALAARDVRLRTTPAQYRRAHELPGWYEALRTVTPESVWTTGAGRAAFDAARRALGGGPAVLRDWTKSAKHHWHEAAFIPDLADDDAAWRVATRLLQLREDDFTGGFVLRRFERFTGAEVRTWWIDGRWALVGPHPDTPDAAPTDGVNPGFLTPLVAPLGLPFVTVDLARHADGRWRVVELGDGQVSDRPATVAPSALITALGRAFAGAS; encoded by the coding sequence ATGCTGCTGTTCCCCGCCGACCCGCTGCGTCCGCGCCGCCCGGACGACCACTTCGCCGCGGAGGCCGAGGCTGCCCGGGCGGCCGGGATCCTCGTCGCCCTGGTGGACCACGACCTGCTCGCTTCCGGTCACGATCCGGCCCGGGCGGTGGCGGCCGTACGGGCCTCCGGGGTCGCGGTCTACCGCGGCTGGATGCTGCGGGCCGACCGGTACGCCGACCTCGCGGACGCCCTGGCCGCCCGGGACGTGCGGCTGCGTACGACGCCGGCGCAATATCGCCGGGCCCATGAGCTGCCCGGCTGGTACGAGGCGTTACGGACCGTCACGCCTGAGTCGGTCTGGACCACCGGGGCGGGGCGGGCCGCGTTCGACGCGGCCCGGCGGGCGCTCGGCGGCGGGCCGGCGGTACTGCGCGACTGGACGAAATCGGCCAAGCACCACTGGCACGAGGCGGCGTTCATCCCGGACCTCGCCGACGACGACGCCGCGTGGCGCGTCGCCACCCGCCTCCTGCAGCTGCGCGAGGACGACTTCACGGGCGGCTTCGTGCTGCGCCGGTTCGAGCGGTTCACCGGGGCCGAGGTACGCACCTGGTGGATCGACGGCCGGTGGGCGCTCGTCGGCCCGCACCCGGACACCCCGGACGCCGCCCCGACGGACGGGGTCAACCCCGGCTTCCTCACCCCGTTGGTCGCCCCGCTCGGCCTGCCGTTCGTGACGGTGGACCTGGCCCGGCACGCCGACGGACGGTGGCGGGTGGTCGAGCTCGGCGACGGCCAGGTCAGCGACCGCCCGGCCACCGTCGCTCCGTCGGCGCTGATCACCGCGCTGGGCCGGGCCTTCGCCGGGGCGTCCTGA
- a CDS encoding multicopper oxidase domain-containing protein translates to MSAWRLAETDPLPEPDAARPDRPRSGARRLLVVAAVVLLTLVGAGGLAAAGTGMFSAERPEGCVKPDRSLQLYAVELPKDGTQIRLGYGLTPETASYPGPTMEMMEGECLAITLHNQVSAETLAALRTNPAHPLGVSLHVHGVKYTQQSDGTVQSESFVPPGASRTYTWYAAPRNTRTGAQGTAGYWWYHDHVVGGPHGTQGLSSGLFGGLVVRRPGDPKPDRTYVTAFGDRQSINLRRGEATDTCDAANPQPGPTCLVARKGERVEFVVIGIGNDMHTFHLHGHSWADTRTGMVSNGQPFADSVPIIDNKTLGPGDSFGVQVVAGDSVGPGHWMLHCHMQFHSDAGMSTMLHVLDENGQMPPGMDHQHPAVADAGQPTGDSQPATDGGAHQHG, encoded by the coding sequence GTGAGCGCCTGGCGGCTGGCGGAGACCGATCCGCTCCCGGAACCCGACGCGGCCCGGCCCGATCGTCCCCGCTCCGGGGCGCGGCGGCTGCTGGTCGTCGCGGCGGTCGTCCTGCTGACTCTGGTCGGGGCCGGTGGCCTCGCGGCCGCCGGCACGGGGATGTTCTCCGCCGAACGGCCCGAGGGCTGCGTCAAGCCGGACCGCAGCCTCCAGTTGTACGCGGTGGAGCTGCCGAAGGACGGCACGCAGATCCGGCTCGGCTACGGCCTCACCCCGGAGACGGCCTCCTACCCGGGGCCGACCATGGAGATGATGGAGGGGGAGTGCCTCGCCATCACCCTGCACAACCAGGTCTCCGCCGAGACGCTGGCGGCGCTGCGCACCAACCCGGCCCACCCGCTCGGCGTCTCGCTGCACGTGCACGGGGTCAAGTACACCCAGCAGTCCGACGGCACGGTGCAGAGCGAGTCGTTCGTCCCGCCGGGCGCGTCGCGCACGTACACCTGGTACGCCGCGCCGCGCAACACCAGGACCGGGGCGCAGGGCACGGCCGGTTACTGGTGGTACCACGACCACGTGGTGGGCGGGCCGCACGGTACGCAGGGCCTCTCGTCCGGCCTCTTCGGCGGGCTGGTCGTCCGCCGGCCGGGCGACCCGAAGCCGGACCGGACCTACGTGACCGCCTTCGGTGACCGGCAGAGCATCAACCTGCGCCGGGGCGAGGCCACCGACACCTGCGACGCGGCGAACCCGCAGCCCGGCCCGACCTGCCTGGTCGCCCGGAAGGGGGAGCGGGTCGAGTTCGTCGTCATCGGCATCGGCAACGACATGCACACCTTCCACCTGCACGGGCACTCCTGGGCGGACACCCGGACGGGGATGGTGAGCAACGGCCAACCGTTCGCCGACTCCGTACCGATCATCGACAACAAGACGCTCGGCCCCGGCGACTCCTTCGGGGTTCAGGTGGTGGCCGGTGACTCGGTCGGACCGGGGCACTGGATGCTGCACTGCCACATGCAGTTCCACTCCGACGCCGGCATGTCGACGATGCTGCACGTCCTCGACGAGAACGGGCAGATGCCCCCGGGGATGGACCACCAGCATCCGGCCGTCGCCGACGCCGGCCAGCCGACCGGCGACAGCCAACCCGCCACCGACGGCGGAGCGCACCAGCACGGCTGA